A region of Granulibacter bethesdensis DNA encodes the following proteins:
- a CDS encoding ETC complex I subunit encodes MGSSPAAPILDHGTGNEESTPMRARIYQTPKSAMQSGRARSHVWMLVYTPEQKRTPDALMGWIGGTETQTQVRLRFPTRDAAIAYADANGIDYEVETAHGRKVRPKQYSDNFRFGRIYNWTH; translated from the coding sequence GTGGGTTCGAGTCCCGCCGCCCCGATTCTGGATCATGGCACTGGGAATGAGGAATCGACGCCAATGCGCGCGCGTATCTATCAGACTCCGAAATCCGCCATGCAGTCTGGCCGCGCCCGGAGCCATGTGTGGATGCTGGTCTACACCCCGGAGCAGAAGCGCACGCCCGACGCCCTGATGGGCTGGATTGGGGGTACCGAAACCCAGACTCAGGTGCGTCTGCGCTTTCCTACGCGGGATGCAGCCATTGCCTATGCCGATGCCAACGGTATCGACTATGAGGTTGAAACCGCGCATGGCCGTAAGGTCAGGCCGAAGCAGTACTCGGATAATTTCAGGTTCGGGCGCATTTATAACTGGACTCACTGA
- a CDS encoding recombinase family protein, with the protein MVRYIFKTYLEGTADGPIGVTALAQHLNKRGYRIRGKRFSNGTLHNILTNTAHIGYVIYNRQDSRTGETRPDGEWVPIPVPPVIDEETFYAVRQQMADRDPRMGEAAAKTNTNLLTNRAVCGCGGDGCGAGMMTSTGKSGRYRYYGCSARIKRGPDACTGRRVPMGQLDDLVVGAVTRHLVQPERLTALLQTWLDRSATAVAERAAELKRLRARLTKLDGESARVIKLVRNETLSPDDPQVASELGNIRAQKASTQADIAVLERQLDAGDRRITPSIIARFGDLLRRKLDESDGRTRKEYIHLLVDRVEVGDREVRITGRNAMLERAIMASQTPGAAVPKAERKWRALLDSNQRPLA; encoded by the coding sequence ATGGTCCGCTACATCTTCAAGACGTACCTTGAGGGCACGGCCGATGGCCCGATCGGCGTCACGGCCTTGGCTCAACATCTGAACAAACGTGGCTACCGCATAAGGGGCAAGCGGTTCAGCAACGGGACGCTGCACAACATCCTGACCAATACCGCCCACATCGGCTATGTGATCTACAACCGTCAGGACTCGCGCACCGGTGAGACGCGGCCGGACGGCGAGTGGGTACCGATCCCGGTGCCGCCAGTCATTGATGAAGAGACGTTCTACGCGGTTCGCCAGCAGATGGCTGATCGCGACCCGCGAATGGGCGAAGCGGCCGCGAAGACGAATACGAATCTGCTGACCAACCGCGCCGTCTGCGGTTGCGGCGGAGACGGCTGCGGCGCCGGGATGATGACCAGCACCGGCAAATCCGGTCGGTATCGCTATTACGGCTGCTCGGCGCGGATCAAGCGCGGGCCGGATGCGTGTACGGGACGCCGCGTCCCAATGGGGCAGCTGGACGATTTGGTTGTCGGCGCCGTGACCCGCCATCTCGTTCAGCCGGAACGGCTGACCGCGCTCCTCCAGACGTGGCTGGACCGGTCGGCCACCGCCGTCGCCGAGCGCGCGGCCGAACTGAAGCGGCTCCGCGCGCGACTGACCAAGCTCGATGGCGAGAGCGCCCGCGTGATCAAGCTGGTCCGGAACGAGACGCTGAGCCCGGACGATCCGCAAGTCGCCAGTGAACTGGGCAACATCCGTGCGCAAAAAGCCAGCACGCAGGCCGACATCGCCGTCCTCGAACGGCAACTCGATGCCGGCGATCGGCGGATCACGCCTTCGATCATCGCCAGGTTCGGCGATCTGCTTCGCCGCAAGCTGGACGAGTCGGACGGCAGGACGCGCAAGGAATACATCCACTTGCTCGTCGACCGCGTCGAGGTTGGCGACCGCGAGGTGCGGATCACAGGGCGCAACGCGATGCTGGAACGGGCCATCATGGCGTCCCAGACACCCGGAGCCGCAGTGCCCAAAGCTGAACGGAAATGGCGCGCCCTGCTGGATTCGAACCAGCGACCCCTCGCTTAG
- a CDS encoding pyridoxal-dependent decarboxylase, producing MIGAPAIRVLATEQRHGSIERALRLLGLGTRSLTPLATGNDGRLGADALADALFAGSGPTIVILDAGDLNVGACDPFGELIPIARAASAWVHIDGAFGLWARASREHRHLVEGVELADSWATDAHKWLNTPQDNGIAIVRDRTAHRAAMTLTAHYLVPGGDARDAIDWTPD from the coding sequence CTGATCGGCGCGCCAGCCATCCGCGTTCTGGCGACCGAGCAGCGGCACGGCTCGATCGAACGTGCGCTGCGTCTCCTCGGGCTTGGCACGCGGTCGCTCACCCCACTGGCAACGGGCAATGACGGCCGCCTTGGCGCTGATGCGCTGGCGGACGCCCTTTTCGCCGGAAGCGGCCCGACGATCGTCATCCTCGATGCCGGCGACCTCAATGTCGGCGCGTGCGACCCGTTCGGCGAGTTGATCCCGATCGCGCGGGCGGCCAGCGCATGGGTCCATATCGACGGCGCGTTCGGCCTATGGGCGCGCGCGAGCCGCGAGCATCGACACCTGGTCGAAGGCGTGGAGCTTGCCGATAGCTGGGCCACGGACGCCCACAAATGGCTGAATACGCCGCAAGACAACGGCATCGCGATCGTTCGCGACCGCACCGCGCATCGCGCCGCCATGACGCTCACCGCGCACTATCTCGTGCCCGGCGGCGACGCGCGTGACGCGATCGACTGGACGCCCGACTGA
- a CDS encoding GNAT family N-acetyltransferase has protein sequence MTAVPLGPIVPEAIRPLPAFEHHAGKAVTLEPLSARHVDDLWEAAQAADVSWAYLKYGPFPTKDDMAAHVTRITGLEQQPFFVVIPASSGKAEGWASFCDISPADAAIEIGSIWLSPRLQRTRAATEAIFLMMRHAFALGYHRVVWRCNALNAASMRAARRFGFTYEGMWRGDGIVKGRRRDTAWFSIVEPEWPAQRALFEAWLDDSNFDAEGGALKRLSLSI, from the coding sequence ATGACTGCTGTTCCGCTCGGCCCGATCGTTCCCGAAGCCATCCGCCCTCTGCCGGCGTTCGAGCATCACGCCGGCAAAGCCGTTACGCTTGAACCACTGTCTGCCCGCCATGTCGATGATCTGTGGGAGGCGGCGCAAGCGGCGGACGTGTCGTGGGCTTATTTGAAGTATGGGCCATTCCCGACCAAGGACGACATGGCCGCGCACGTCACGCGGATCACTGGCCTCGAACAGCAGCCCTTTTTCGTTGTCATTCCGGCATCCAGCGGCAAGGCCGAAGGGTGGGCGTCGTTCTGCGATATCTCACCTGCCGACGCTGCGATCGAGATCGGAAGCATCTGGCTATCGCCTCGGCTTCAACGCACCCGTGCTGCCACAGAAGCCATTTTCCTGATGATGCGGCACGCGTTCGCGCTCGGTTATCATCGGGTTGTCTGGCGCTGCAATGCGCTGAACGCAGCATCCATGCGCGCTGCACGCCGATTTGGCTTCACCTATGAAGGAATGTGGCGCGGTGACGGCATCGTGAAGGGACGCCGGCGCGATACGGCCTGGTTCTCGATCGTTGAACCCGAATGGCCGGCACAACGCGCACTGTTCGAGGCGTGGCTGGATGATAGCAATTTCGACGCAGAAGGCGGTGCTCTCAAGCGCTTGTCGCTGAGCATCTGA
- a CDS encoding MFS transporter has product MATTSLSRAQLLVMAVTTGTTIANIYYAQPILTQIGTSFGASAAGVGFLPALSQWSMALGILAVVPLGDMLDRKRLIVVLELTLGAVLIAMTATRDVWTAGLISLLIGVCTAAVQVVVPMAASLAAPNERGKVVGLVFTGTLIGILSSRIVSGLIADWIGWRLVYAMSGIAAIATAILVQLTLPSQRGGHRDGYASLLFSTGRQLARFPELRRLSLIGGLAFAAFCCFWTILTFQLSGPAFRFDSDRIGLFGIVAIGGALAAPWFGRQADRSSPQRAQLLTTGLLFVGCLVAALLPSSIAALIVATFVIDVGVQGTQVNNLAQLYGLDEKAHSRINAAFMIVFFVGGAIGTASGAIGWQAGGWRGAALALCTWSLAAFMITLYHERSSRRSSVRIKAMP; this is encoded by the coding sequence ATGGCCACGACCTCACTCTCCCGCGCGCAACTGCTGGTCATGGCGGTGACCACCGGCACCACGATCGCGAACATCTACTATGCGCAGCCTATTCTCACCCAGATCGGCACATCATTCGGAGCCTCGGCCGCCGGCGTGGGCTTCCTCCCCGCACTCAGCCAATGGAGTATGGCGCTCGGCATCCTCGCCGTCGTGCCGCTGGGCGACATGCTCGACCGCAAACGGCTCATCGTGGTGTTGGAGCTCACTCTGGGCGCCGTCCTGATCGCCATGACCGCGACCCGGGACGTCTGGACTGCGGGGCTCATCAGCCTGCTGATCGGCGTCTGCACGGCCGCGGTCCAGGTTGTTGTACCGATGGCGGCCTCACTCGCCGCGCCGAACGAGCGCGGAAAGGTCGTCGGGCTGGTCTTCACCGGGACGCTGATCGGCATCCTGAGTTCGCGGATCGTCAGCGGCCTCATCGCAGACTGGATCGGCTGGCGCCTCGTCTATGCGATGTCCGGCATAGCGGCGATCGCCACCGCGATCTTGGTCCAACTTACGCTTCCATCGCAGCGCGGCGGGCATCGTGACGGATATGCGTCGCTGCTCTTTTCGACAGGCCGCCAACTGGCACGGTTCCCCGAACTACGCCGTCTGTCCCTCATTGGCGGTCTCGCTTTCGCGGCGTTCTGCTGCTTCTGGACGATCCTTACCTTCCAGCTGAGCGGGCCTGCCTTTCGGTTCGACAGCGACCGCATCGGACTGTTCGGCATCGTCGCGATTGGCGGTGCACTCGCCGCGCCGTGGTTCGGCCGACAGGCCGACAGAAGCAGTCCTCAGCGAGCGCAGTTGCTCACGACAGGATTGCTTTTTGTCGGATGCTTGGTCGCCGCCTTGCTACCAAGCTCGATCGCCGCGTTGATCGTTGCGACCTTCGTTATCGACGTCGGTGTCCAGGGTACGCAGGTCAACAACCTCGCACAGCTCTACGGGCTTGATGAGAAGGCTCACAGCCGGATCAACGCCGCATTCATGATCGTCTTCTTCGTCGGGGGTGCCATCGGAACCGCTTCCGGCGCAATAGGGTGGCAAGCTGGCGGATGGCGGGGGGCGGCGTTGGCGCTTTGCACCTGGTCGTTGGCGGCCTTCATGATCACTCTGTACCACGAGAGATCGTCGCGCCGCTCATCCGTGCGGATCAAGGCAATGCCGTGA
- a CDS encoding NAD-dependent succinate-semialdehyde dehydrogenase, giving the protein MITVYNPANGSIVGEAPEMSLDEVKAAINRTCDAFPAWSRRLAKERSELLRAWFELVRADKRAFAEVMVQENGKCISEAMGEIDYGLGFIEWYAEEAKRVYGDTIPTHAAGASVLVIKQAVGPTAAITPWNFPFMMICRKIATALAAGCTMIIKPSEVTPLTAYKLLEYARKAGIPEGVFEMVTGNPKEIGEQFTGDERIRKISFTGSTGVGKLLASASGATLTKMTLELGGNAPFIVFDDADFDEAVAGAVAAKLRNSGQVCISPNRFYVHDSIYDRFVEAFAERVAKIEVGDGMREDFVVGPLINQAGFDKVASLIDDARSHGARVVLGGKQHKLGGLFYEPTILADIGDDAAVAQTEIFGPVMPIYRFHTEEEVIARANNSEYGLVAYAFTRDLGRAFRLSQEIESGMVILNSGSVGTASVPFGGMKHSGYGREGSYYGIEEYVEVKYVLMAGLTRKA; this is encoded by the coding sequence ATGATCACCGTCTATAATCCGGCTAACGGTTCGATCGTCGGCGAAGCTCCCGAAATGTCCTTGGATGAGGTCAAGGCAGCCATCAACCGCACCTGCGATGCGTTCCCGGCATGGTCGCGCCGGCTGGCCAAAGAGCGCAGCGAACTGCTTCGCGCCTGGTTCGAACTCGTCCGGGCGGACAAGCGCGCATTCGCCGAGGTAATGGTGCAGGAGAATGGCAAGTGCATCTCCGAAGCCATGGGCGAGATCGACTACGGTCTGGGTTTCATCGAGTGGTACGCCGAGGAAGCCAAGCGCGTCTATGGCGATACCATCCCGACCCACGCTGCTGGTGCGTCCGTGCTGGTCATTAAGCAGGCGGTAGGACCGACTGCGGCAATCACGCCGTGGAATTTCCCGTTCATGATGATTTGCCGCAAGATCGCCACGGCACTCGCGGCCGGCTGCACCATGATCATCAAGCCGTCCGAAGTGACGCCGCTCACTGCCTACAAGCTCCTCGAATATGCCCGGAAGGCCGGCATTCCCGAAGGCGTATTCGAGATGGTCACTGGCAATCCGAAGGAAATTGGCGAGCAGTTCACCGGCGATGAACGCATCCGTAAAATCTCGTTCACAGGATCGACCGGGGTGGGCAAGCTGCTGGCGAGCGCCAGCGGGGCAACGCTCACCAAGATGACGCTCGAGCTGGGCGGCAACGCGCCCTTCATCGTCTTCGACGATGCCGATTTCGATGAGGCCGTGGCCGGCGCTGTCGCCGCGAAGCTGCGCAACTCGGGTCAGGTCTGTATCTCGCCGAACCGCTTTTACGTGCATGACTCGATCTATGATCGGTTCGTTGAGGCATTCGCAGAGCGGGTGGCCAAGATCGAGGTCGGCGACGGCATGCGCGAAGACTTCGTGGTCGGCCCGCTGATCAACCAAGCCGGCTTTGACAAGGTCGCGTCGCTGATCGACGACGCTCGCAGCCACGGCGCCCGTGTCGTTCTCGGTGGCAAGCAGCACAAGCTCGGCGGCCTGTTCTACGAGCCTACGATCTTGGCCGACATCGGCGACGATGCGGCGGTGGCTCAGACTGAGATTTTCGGCCCGGTCATGCCGATCTATCGCTTCCACACCGAGGAGGAGGTGATCGCGCGGGCAAACAACTCCGAGTACGGGTTGGTCGCCTACGCCTTTACCCGTGACCTCGGTCGGGCTTTCCGCCTGTCACAGGAGATTGAGTCCGGCATGGTTATCCTCAACTCGGGCTCGGTTGGTACAGCGTCGGTGCCGTTCGGTGGCATGAAGCACTCCGGCTACGGCCGGGAAGGCAGCTACTACGGGATCGAGGAATACGTCGAGGTCAAGTACGTCCTGATGGCCGGCCTCACGCGCAAGGCCTGA
- a CDS encoding Atu4866 domain-containing protein, translating to MASSPIGSVVGMWVTADGYIRQELLPNGRYDEARGNQKSAYQGRYEVDGAHINYWDDTGFEADGEFIDGVLHHVGMKFFRETITS from the coding sequence ATGGCATCCTCACCAATAGGGTCAGTCGTCGGCATGTGGGTGACGGCGGATGGCTATATTCGCCAAGAACTCCTTCCGAATGGGCGATACGACGAGGCCAGAGGCAACCAAAAGAGTGCTTACCAAGGGCGCTATGAAGTTGATGGTGCACATATCAACTATTGGGATGACACCGGGTTTGAAGCCGATGGTGAATTCATCGACGGTGTTCTTCATCACGTTGGCATGAAGTTTTTCCGAGAGACAATCACGAGCTGA
- a CDS encoding LysR family transcriptional regulator, translating into MDLRHFRYFLAVAEELNFRRAAERLNMAQPPLSSQIHDLEREIGVSLFRRVPKGAELTEAGVAFLAEVPAVFEQVERAVGMAQRGGRGEVGRLRVGYTGSTTFNEIVPESLRKFRRAFPDVELALDELNSVVLIDRLLHQRLDAAFIRPGKEPPANVNVLPLPSESMMVAVSSEHRLAGRYAVELSELEGEPMVLFSRALGSAFYDEIIQSCREAGFEPRIEQVAPQILSIANLVAAEIGVSIVPERVAAAAVAGVSYLPIKGIAPVARIALATRIDDRSVITKNFRTLVQQTVRRA; encoded by the coding sequence ATGGATCTACGTCACTTTCGATACTTTTTGGCCGTTGCCGAAGAGCTGAATTTTCGCCGTGCAGCTGAGCGTCTGAACATGGCTCAGCCGCCGCTTAGCTCTCAGATCCATGACCTTGAGCGTGAGATTGGCGTCTCGTTGTTTCGGCGAGTGCCAAAAGGCGCAGAGTTGACGGAGGCTGGTGTCGCTTTCCTTGCCGAAGTGCCCGCTGTGTTCGAGCAGGTCGAGCGCGCCGTAGGTATGGCTCAGCGTGGGGGCCGTGGCGAAGTCGGACGGCTCAGGGTCGGCTACACCGGATCGACCACCTTCAATGAGATCGTGCCGGAATCGCTTCGTAAGTTTCGTCGCGCATTCCCTGACGTCGAGCTCGCGCTGGACGAGCTGAATAGCGTCGTCCTGATCGACCGTCTTCTTCATCAGCGGCTCGATGCGGCATTCATCCGTCCGGGCAAGGAACCTCCCGCGAACGTCAACGTCCTGCCGCTTCCTTCCGAAAGCATGATGGTCGCCGTGTCGAGCGAGCATCGGCTTGCGGGTCGCTACGCCGTCGAGCTCAGCGAACTCGAAGGTGAGCCGATGGTCCTGTTCTCACGGGCGCTGGGATCGGCTTTTTACGACGAGATCATCCAAAGCTGCCGGGAGGCCGGCTTCGAGCCTAGGATCGAGCAGGTTGCTCCTCAGATACTCTCGATTGCCAATCTCGTGGCCGCAGAGATCGGTGTATCGATCGTCCCGGAACGTGTGGCTGCTGCGGCGGTGGCAGGCGTGTCCTATCTGCCGATCAAGGGCATAGCTCCAGTCGCGCGGATCGCCCTGGCGACGCGGATCGACGATCGAAGTGTGATCACCAAAAACTTCAGGACCCTCGTTCAACAGACCGTGAGGCGCGCTTGA
- a CDS encoding tautomerase family protein gives MPLLNIHIVEGRRPEDVAELQQVIHEAMVEAFQVPVRDRYQIVTEHVSSHLVMEDTGLGFERTEQRVLIHMTTRPRSQEMKQAFYQLVTRGLAERCGVPPQDVMFSVIENSDADWSFGFGKAQFVTGDL, from the coding sequence ATGCCGCTGCTCAACATCCACATCGTGGAGGGCCGTCGCCCGGAGGACGTCGCCGAATTGCAGCAGGTCATCCATGAAGCGATGGTCGAGGCGTTCCAGGTGCCGGTTCGTGATCGCTACCAGATCGTTACCGAGCATGTGTCGTCACACCTTGTTATGGAAGATACCGGGCTGGGCTTCGAACGCACCGAACAGCGCGTCCTGATCCACATGACGACGCGCCCGCGGTCGCAGGAGATGAAGCAGGCATTCTACCAGCTCGTGACGCGCGGCCTTGCCGAACGCTGCGGCGTGCCGCCGCAGGATGTCATGTTCTCCGTGATCGAGAACAGCGACGCCGACTGGAGCTTTGGTTTCGGTAAAGCGCAATTTGTAACCGGCGACCTGTAA
- a CDS encoding nitronate monooxygenase family protein, with the protein MLNRLNMTLPIVQAPMAGVSTPTLAAAVTNAGGLGSIGVGATDAKGARAMIEETRARIAHSDGAFNVNLFVHGNATADPERERAWLEWLAPLFAEFEAEPPKALRTIYQSFANDADMLETLLALQPPVVSFHFGLPSADALSALRVRGIYMLATATSLEEARAIEAAGIDGIVAQGIEAGGHRGVFDPTKPDDGLGTMALTRLLVRETSIPVVAAGGIMDGAGIAAALDLGAVAAQLGTAFVACPESAADDAYRDALTGPGGYHTTLTPLISGRPARAIANRFTALAEQLAGRLPPDYPIAYDAGKALHAAAKARGEHGFGAQWAGQGAPLSRAMPAATLIETLKGELNAVRNQKVTDAAAQHPHRGGPSPGGRRRIAAGHP; encoded by the coding sequence ATGCTCAATAGGCTCAATATGACGCTGCCGATCGTCCAGGCACCAATGGCAGGTGTCTCGACGCCGACACTGGCGGCGGCCGTTACCAACGCCGGCGGCCTAGGATCGATCGGCGTCGGTGCAACCGACGCCAAGGGCGCCCGCGCCATGATCGAGGAGACGCGGGCGCGCATCGCTCATTCCGATGGCGCCTTTAACGTCAACCTGTTCGTCCATGGCAACGCCACAGCCGATCCCGAGCGAGAACGGGCATGGCTGGAATGGCTGGCACCGTTGTTTGCGGAGTTCGAGGCGGAGCCGCCTAAGGCGCTGCGCACGATCTACCAGAGCTTTGCCAACGACGCTGACATGCTGGAGACGTTGCTGGCGTTACAGCCTCCCGTCGTCAGCTTTCATTTCGGCCTGCCATCTGCCGACGCCCTGTCGGCTCTACGTGTACGCGGCATCTATATGCTGGCGACTGCGACCAGCCTCGAAGAGGCTCGGGCGATCGAGGCAGCCGGGATCGACGGGATCGTAGCGCAGGGTATCGAAGCAGGCGGGCATCGGGGCGTGTTCGATCCAACGAAGCCCGACGATGGTCTGGGTACGATGGCACTGACCCGCCTGCTGGTCCGCGAGACGTCGATACCGGTCGTCGCTGCTGGCGGGATCATGGATGGTGCGGGTATCGCAGCCGCCCTCGATCTCGGTGCGGTCGCAGCACAACTGGGTACAGCCTTCGTGGCCTGTCCTGAATCCGCTGCCGATGATGCCTATCGCGACGCGCTGACCGGTCCCGGAGGCTATCACACGACGCTGACACCGCTGATTTCGGGTCGACCGGCCCGGGCGATCGCAAACCGCTTCACGGCTCTGGCTGAGCAGCTCGCAGGCCGTCTGCCGCCCGACTATCCCATCGCCTACGACGCCGGCAAAGCTCTGCATGCAGCCGCCAAGGCGCGCGGCGAACACGGCTTCGGGGCGCAATGGGCGGGGCAAGGCGCGCCACTTAGCCGCGCAATGCCTGCCGCCACTCTCATCGAAACACTCAAGGGCGAGCTGAACGCCGTCCGCAATCAGAAGGTTACTGATGCCGCTGCTCAACATCCACATCGTGGAGGGCCGTCGCCCGGAGGACGTCGCCGAATTGCAGCAGGTCATCCATGA
- a CDS encoding IS1182 family transposase, which yields MAYIEGHARDQALLLPASVEDYVAADNPVRFIDAFVDDLDLGRAGFVRSRPKATGRPGYDPADMLKLYLYGYFNRVRSSRRLAVEAGRNLELIWLLRGVRPDFRTIADFRRENRAAFKAVFRAFVLLCRKLDLFGRELLAVDGTRLKAVNSRARNFSRERLAAYLASTDARLERYLTELDEIDRGEDGAGIGRGDALATKIARLREQRQASAALLGQLQDSGEGQISLTDPDARLMVAHSKVTVGYNAQVAVDAKHSLIVEQHVTNACNDMGLLAPTAGAAMETLGVERIDAVADMGYHAGDDIVACEAAGITPYIPRPHRGTAVGNGLFPKERFRYDPEADVYHCPGGQVLDTRYASVTRGHLSVQYSSPTACAGCQIKARCTKGRWRRVNRGEHEAVIERMAARLAERSGILTIRKSTVEHPFGSIKQWMNQGAFLMRGLDKVRAEFSLTALAYNLRRAITLIGMPGLIRAVQV from the coding sequence ATGGCGTACATTGAGGGTCATGCTCGTGACCAGGCGCTGTTGCTGCCAGCGTCGGTCGAGGACTATGTGGCAGCGGACAATCCGGTACGGTTCATCGACGCGTTCGTCGATGATCTTGATCTGGGCCGTGCCGGCTTCGTGCGGTCGCGACCGAAGGCGACGGGGCGGCCCGGGTACGATCCAGCCGATATGCTCAAGCTGTACCTGTACGGCTATTTCAACCGGGTGCGGTCGAGCCGGCGTCTGGCGGTGGAGGCGGGCCGCAATCTCGAACTGATCTGGCTGCTGCGCGGGGTGCGTCCGGACTTCCGGACCATCGCCGACTTCCGTCGCGAAAACCGGGCTGCGTTCAAGGCGGTGTTCCGCGCCTTCGTCCTGCTGTGCCGCAAGCTCGACCTGTTCGGGCGCGAGTTGCTGGCGGTGGACGGCACGCGGCTGAAGGCGGTGAACAGTCGGGCGCGCAACTTCAGCCGCGAGCGACTGGCCGCGTATCTGGCATCGACCGATGCGCGACTGGAGCGCTATCTGACCGAGTTGGACGAGATCGACCGTGGCGAGGATGGTGCCGGCATCGGTCGCGGCGATGCGCTGGCGACCAAGATCGCCCGGCTGCGTGAGCAGCGCCAGGCTAGTGCAGCGCTGCTGGGCCAGTTGCAGGACAGCGGCGAAGGGCAGATCTCGCTCACCGATCCCGACGCGCGCCTCATGGTCGCGCATTCGAAAGTCACGGTCGGCTACAATGCCCAGGTGGCGGTCGATGCGAAACACAGCCTGATCGTCGAACAGCACGTCACCAATGCCTGCAACGACATGGGCCTGCTGGCGCCCACCGCCGGTGCGGCGATGGAGACACTCGGGGTCGAGCGGATCGATGCGGTGGCCGACATGGGGTATCACGCGGGCGACGATATCGTCGCGTGTGAGGCGGCCGGCATCACGCCGTACATTCCCCGCCCGCACCGGGGCACCGCGGTCGGCAACGGCCTCTTCCCCAAGGAGCGGTTCCGCTACGATCCCGAGGCCGACGTCTATCACTGCCCCGGCGGACAGGTGCTGGACACGCGCTACGCCTCGGTGACGCGCGGGCATCTGTCGGTCCAGTATTCCAGCCCTACCGCGTGTGCCGGCTGCCAGATCAAGGCACGTTGCACCAAGGGGCGCTGGCGGCGCGTCAATCGCGGCGAGCACGAGGCGGTCATCGAGCGCATGGCGGCACGCCTCGCGGAACGGTCCGGCATCCTCACCATCCGCAAATCCACGGTCGAACATCCGTTCGGCTCGATCAAGCAGTGGATGAACCAGGGCGCGTTCCTCATGCGCGGGCTGGACAAGGTCCGCGCCGAGTTCAGTCTGACGGCGCTCGCCTACAATCTCAGGCGCGCTATCACCCTTATCGGCATGCCGGGACTGATCCGGGCGGTCCAGGTGTGA
- a CDS encoding FMN-dependent NADH-azoreductase, translated as MTDEDDAVMPQSTSHPLRLLHIDSSARFGRSGRDARGSHSRRLSHRFVARWISKRPGDVVIRRDVAQIPPTPVDADWIDASFTARECRSPTQSARLAESDQLVAELLAADLLVIGAPMYNFGLPSQLKAWIDNIVRVGVTFGFDRSRDGEPYWPMLPPGKRLVILSARGDYGYDPGGRLAAMNLVESSLQVPLGYIGLTDSHAIAIEYDEFADERLAASIATAEQATDELVDELALSYS; from the coding sequence ATGACAGATGAGGACGATGCCGTCATGCCCCAATCCACCTCTCACCCGTTGCGCCTGCTGCACATCGATTCCAGCGCCCGGTTCGGACGTTCCGGTCGCGACGCACGAGGATCGCACAGCCGACGCCTCTCGCACCGCTTCGTCGCGCGCTGGATCTCCAAAAGGCCGGGTGACGTGGTTATCCGTCGCGATGTTGCGCAGATACCGCCCACACCGGTCGACGCGGACTGGATCGACGCCAGCTTCACCGCGCGCGAATGTCGCTCCCCCACGCAGTCGGCGCGGCTTGCGGAGAGCGACCAACTGGTGGCCGAACTGCTCGCGGCCGATTTGCTGGTGATCGGCGCCCCGATGTACAATTTTGGCCTGCCATCGCAGTTGAAAGCCTGGATCGACAATATCGTCCGGGTCGGCGTGACCTTCGGGTTCGATCGGTCGCGCGATGGCGAGCCATATTGGCCGATGCTGCCGCCCGGCAAGCGGCTTGTCATCCTGTCTGCGCGCGGGGATTACGGCTATGATCCGGGTGGGCGCCTGGCGGCGATGAACCTCGTGGAGTCGAGCTTGCAGGTTCCGCTCGGCTATATCGGGCTGACCGACAGCCACGCCATTGCGATTGAATATGACGAGTTCGCCGACGAAAGGCTGGCAGCTTCGATCGCAACGGCCGAACAGGCGACGGATGAATTGGTCGACGAACTGGCCCTGAGCTATTCCTGA